Proteins encoded in a region of the Haloarcula sp. CBA1129 genome:
- a CDS encoding ribbon-helix-helix domain-containing protein: MSDYTTVSIPKDLAERVEETIEGTSFSSTSDLVRFLLRSIVVEHQREGELTEAQFQDITDQLRDLGYLE; this comes from the coding sequence ATGTCCGATTACACCACGGTATCGATTCCGAAGGACCTCGCGGAGCGCGTCGAAGAGACAATTGAAGGAACGAGTTTCTCCAGCACCTCTGACCTCGTTCGGTTCCTGCTCCGGAGTATCGTCGTCGAACACCAGCGCGAAGGAGAACTGACCGAAGCGCAGTTTCAGGACATCACCGACCAGCTGCGGGATCTCGGCTATCTGGAGTAA
- a CDS encoding prenyltransferase has protein sequence MPELPTDRIEAVVPPEETLVGYLLRLSRPRFWLYLGGPVIVGVSYAADSPGELFSPLAIALFLYFTIPGNVFLYGVNDIFDADVDEHNPKKDEGREVSYRGDSVVTAIVVASGALALLFVLGLPMLGVVALLAWIALSVEYSAPPLRFKTTPFLDSISNGLYILPGVIGYAAIEGAAPPATAVAGAWLWAMGMHTFSAIPDIEPDREAGIQTTATFMGESNTYYYCVMCWLTAAFVFNFTHWVFGLLLLVYPGLVFGILGIGVDIDEAYWWYPAINTVVGMVFTLIALWVMLYG, from the coding sequence ATGCCAGAACTCCCGACCGACCGCATCGAAGCCGTGGTTCCGCCGGAGGAGACGCTCGTGGGCTACCTGTTGCGGCTCTCCAGACCGCGCTTCTGGCTCTATCTGGGCGGCCCGGTCATCGTCGGCGTCAGCTACGCGGCCGACAGCCCGGGAGAACTGTTCTCGCCGCTGGCTATCGCGCTGTTTCTGTACTTCACCATCCCCGGGAACGTCTTTCTCTACGGCGTCAACGACATCTTCGACGCCGACGTGGACGAGCACAATCCGAAGAAAGACGAGGGCCGCGAGGTGAGCTACCGCGGCGACAGCGTCGTCACGGCCATCGTCGTCGCCAGCGGCGCGCTCGCGTTGCTGTTCGTCCTCGGCCTGCCGATGCTCGGGGTCGTGGCCCTGCTCGCTTGGATTGCGCTGTCGGTGGAGTACTCGGCCCCGCCGCTGCGGTTCAAGACGACGCCGTTTCTGGACTCCATCTCGAACGGACTGTACATCCTGCCCGGCGTCATCGGATACGCCGCTATCGAGGGGGCGGCCCCACCAGCGACGGCGGTCGCCGGCGCGTGGCTCTGGGCGATGGGGATGCATACGTTCTCGGCGATTCCCGACATCGAGCCCGACCGCGAGGCCGGTATCCAGACGACAGCAACGTTCATGGGCGAGTCAAACACCTACTACTACTGCGTGATGTGCTGGCTCACGGCCGCGTTCGTGTTCAATTTCACCCACTGGGTGTTCGGCCTCCTACTGCTCGTCTACCCCGGCCTCGTCTTCGGGATTCTCGGTATCGGCGTGGACATTGACGAGGCCTACTGGTGGTATCCCGCGATCAACACCGTCGTCGGCATGGTATTCACACTTATCGCGCTGTGGGTGATGCTGTATGGCTGA
- a CDS encoding Xaa-Pro peptidase family protein, whose protein sequence is MEPDFAALDAYLDDAGVDGYLLDADSEVSDQYYLSGFDAPDPFITLYDGDTHLLFPRSLEFGRAKRESRADTVERYVDFGHQEKVEEYGPDEAVSHVLADFLAAYDVESVAVPPRFPLRTADGLRARGVDVAADTDGIVTEIRATKTEDEVDHIRTAQRANEAAMDAAESLLEASKIAADDTLEVDGETLTSERVKEEIEVTLLRHGCSLDETIVACGADAADPHDRGSGPLAAHEPIIIDIFPQDKATKYHADMTRTFVKGEPSETVREWYDLTERAVEAAFDALEPGATGKDVHDAVCDVYEDAGEPTLRDDERTETGFIHSTGHGVGLDVHELPQLSPNGGELEPGHIVTIEPGLYDPDVGGVRIEDIAVVTADGYENLTEYGIQLVV, encoded by the coding sequence ATGGAACCCGATTTCGCGGCACTGGACGCGTATCTGGATGACGCTGGCGTCGATGGCTACCTCCTTGATGCGGATTCCGAGGTGTCCGACCAGTACTACCTCTCCGGCTTCGACGCGCCGGACCCGTTCATTACGCTGTACGACGGCGATACACATCTGCTCTTCCCGCGGAGCCTCGAGTTCGGTCGAGCCAAGCGCGAGTCGAGGGCCGATACCGTCGAGCGGTACGTCGACTTCGGCCATCAGGAGAAAGTCGAGGAGTACGGCCCCGACGAGGCGGTCTCACACGTCCTCGCGGATTTCCTTGCGGCCTATGACGTGGAGAGCGTGGCCGTGCCACCGCGGTTCCCGCTCCGAACTGCCGACGGCCTGCGGGCACGCGGCGTCGACGTGGCGGCTGATACCGATGGTATCGTCACGGAAATCCGGGCGACAAAAACCGAGGACGAGGTCGACCACATCCGAACGGCACAGCGGGCCAACGAAGCGGCGATGGATGCAGCCGAGTCGCTGCTCGAAGCGTCGAAAATCGCTGCTGACGACACGCTCGAAGTCGACGGGGAGACGCTGACAAGCGAGCGGGTGAAAGAGGAGATAGAGGTGACGCTGCTCCGACACGGCTGTTCGCTTGACGAGACAATCGTCGCCTGTGGTGCGGACGCCGCGGACCCTCACGACCGCGGAAGCGGTCCGCTCGCCGCTCACGAGCCGATCATCATCGACATCTTCCCGCAGGACAAGGCGACGAAGTACCACGCCGACATGACTCGGACGTTCGTCAAAGGCGAGCCAAGCGAGACAGTGCGCGAGTGGTACGACCTGACAGAGCGCGCGGTGGAAGCCGCGTTCGACGCGCTGGAACCCGGTGCGACCGGCAAGGACGTACACGACGCTGTCTGTGACGTGTACGAGGACGCCGGCGAACCGACACTGCGTGACGACGAACGGACGGAGACAGGCTTCATCCACAGCACAGGCCACGGCGTCGGGCTGGATGTCCACGAACTCCCACAGCTATCACCGAATGGCGGCGAACTCGAACCGGGGCACATCGTCACTATCGAGCCCGGCCTCTACGACCCCGATGTCGGCGGCGTCAGAATCGAGGACATCGCCGTCGTCACTGCTGACGGCTACGAGAACCTGACCGAGTACGGGATTCAGCTAGTCGTCTGA
- a CDS encoding DUF5779 family protein, whose product MSDFEGLDLQAVEDQMDEDRDGAGSNRVVLGVLDGSESPEQWIDTIENGAVLVLNVEGDLNELAAGFARPVREAGGELMHFRGFLIVTPPGVSIDSERLG is encoded by the coding sequence ATGAGCGATTTCGAGGGCCTTGACCTGCAGGCCGTGGAGGACCAGATGGACGAGGACCGTGACGGGGCCGGCAGCAACCGCGTCGTGCTTGGCGTCCTCGACGGGTCGGAGTCGCCCGAACAGTGGATCGACACCATCGAGAACGGAGCGGTACTGGTTCTCAACGTCGAGGGCGACCTGAACGAACTCGCCGCCGGGTTCGCCCGACCGGTCCGGGAGGCCGGCGGCGAACTGATGCATTTCCGGGGCTTCCTGATCGTGACGCCGCCGGGCGTCAGTATCGACTCCGAGCGGCTGGGCTGA
- a CDS encoding VOC family protein, which yields MLSSPAWLTLEVKYPDRATAFYEAFLELDVVSEASDQAVLAAGDTELRLRAPGAVPRGGLHTHYALTIPEREYDDWYDRLDERFDLVEHTFGDARSLYFYDPQGNCVELGERAVDGAGVTGLFEIVLEVEDLSTAVNFYTTLGFELVDDGRDEGRVRLSTGELDLELWSPRLGIADARGGVHVDFGVVAEDPKSTAREVADDALAVTSVEDGVRIRDPDGHYLTLVSE from the coding sequence ATGCTCTCGTCGCCCGCTTGGCTCACGCTAGAGGTGAAGTATCCGGACCGTGCAACGGCGTTCTACGAGGCCTTTCTGGAACTCGATGTCGTCTCGGAGGCGTCCGACCAAGCCGTGCTCGCGGCCGGCGACACCGAACTCAGGCTCCGCGCGCCGGGAGCGGTTCCGCGCGGCGGGCTCCACACCCACTATGCGCTGACAATCCCCGAACGGGAGTACGACGACTGGTACGACCGACTGGACGAGCGCTTCGACCTCGTCGAGCATACGTTCGGGGACGCGCGGTCGCTGTACTTCTATGACCCGCAGGGGAACTGCGTGGAACTCGGCGAGCGGGCGGTAGACGGCGCTGGCGTCACCGGACTGTTCGAGATCGTCCTCGAAGTCGAGGACCTGTCCACAGCAGTGAACTTTTACACCACGTTGGGGTTCGAGCTGGTCGACGACGGCCGCGACGAAGGCCGGGTCAGGCTGTCGACCGGTGAACTCGATCTGGAACTGTGGTCACCGCGGCTCGGTATCGCCGATGCCCGCGGCGGCGTCCACGTCGACTTCGGTGTCGTCGCCGAAGACCCGAAATCGACGGCTCGGGAGGTCGCCGACGACGCGCTCGCGGTCACGTCCGTTGAGGACGGCGTCCGAATCAGGGACCCAGACGGCCACTACCTGACGCTGGTGTCAGAATAG
- a CDS encoding LeuA family protein, whose translation MEASSYGCLCPTTRARRNLRRIEFFQGTLDSTSEITDARIFDTTLRDGEQSPRTSFNYEDKREIAALLDEMGTHVIEAGFPVNSDAEFEAVRDIAESTQVTTCGLARVVEKDIEAALDSGVDMVHTFVSTSDVQLQDSMHATRQEALDTAVDCVEMITDAGAECMFSPMDATRTDEDFLVEVIEATSAAGADWINIPDTCGVATPRRFYDLIEIVDDCTDAYIDVHTHDDFGLASANAISGFEAGASQAQVSVNGIGERAGNAAYEEVVMALESLYDVDTGIDTTRITELSRIVEEKSDIGVPANKPVVGRNAFSHESGIHAAGVIENSDTFEPGVMTPEMVGATRELVLGKHTGAHSVRERLVDAGYDPTEAEVREVTRRVKEYGAEEQVTMSVLERFAEEIGVTEESEEVRA comes from the coding sequence GTGGAAGCATCCAGTTACGGGTGCTTATGTCCAACAACGAGGGCACGTCGGAATCTCCGGCGGATCGAGTTCTTCCAGGGCACACTGGATTCCACGTCTGAGATAACAGACGCACGGATTTTCGACACCACGCTGCGCGATGGTGAGCAGTCACCACGCACGTCGTTCAACTACGAGGACAAACGCGAGATAGCCGCGCTGCTCGACGAGATGGGCACCCACGTCATCGAGGCCGGGTTCCCCGTCAACTCCGACGCGGAGTTCGAGGCAGTGCGCGACATCGCCGAGTCCACGCAAGTGACGACCTGCGGGCTGGCGCGTGTGGTCGAGAAAGACATCGAGGCGGCCTTGGATTCTGGTGTGGACATGGTCCACACCTTCGTCTCGACGTCGGACGTACAGTTGCAGGATTCCATGCACGCGACCCGTCAGGAGGCACTCGACACCGCCGTCGACTGTGTCGAGATGATCACAGACGCGGGCGCCGAATGCATGTTCTCGCCGATGGACGCCACGAGGACTGACGAGGACTTCCTCGTCGAAGTCATCGAGGCTACGTCCGCGGCGGGTGCGGACTGGATCAACATTCCGGACACGTGTGGGGTCGCCACGCCGCGGCGGTTCTACGACCTCATCGAGATTGTCGACGACTGCACCGACGCCTATATCGACGTGCACACGCACGACGACTTCGGGCTGGCGTCGGCCAACGCTATCTCCGGCTTCGAGGCCGGAGCCAGTCAGGCGCAGGTGTCAGTCAACGGCATCGGCGAACGTGCCGGCAACGCGGCCTACGAAGAGGTCGTGATGGCGCTTGAGTCGCTGTATGATGTCGACACCGGAATCGACACCACCCGCATCACGGAGCTCTCCCGTATCGTCGAGGAGAAGTCCGACATCGGGGTGCCGGCGAACAAGCCCGTCGTCGGGCGCAACGCCTTCTCCCACGAGAGCGGCATCCACGCCGCCGGTGTCATCGAGAACTCCGACACGTTCGAACCGGGCGTCATGACTCCCGAGATGGTCGGGGCCACGCGCGAACTCGTGCTCGGCAAGCACACCGGAGCCCACTCGGTTCGGGAGCGACTCGTCGACGCCGGCTACGACCCGACCGAGGCGGAGGTCCGAGAAGTGACCCGCCGCGTCAAGGAGTACGGCGCGGAAGAGCAGGTCACCATGTCGGTGCTCGAACGGTTCGCCGAGGAGATCGGTGTGACCGAGGAAAGCGAGGAGGTCCGGGCGTAG
- the crtD gene encoding carotenoid 3,4-desaturase, protein MSDLSGEDVTVVGGGIGGLSAACYLADAGADVALLEKNEQLGGRASRLEVDGFRFDMGPSWYLMPDVFERFFAYFGKEPRDYYDLQRLDPHYRIFFKDGDQIDVTGNNDQMAQKFEEYEPGAGEAFEEYLATSERHYETAMNKFVYEDRSELRDWVDLDVMTAAPVGLQLIGSMQGHVEDYFEHPKLQQIMQYTLVFLGGSPQTTPALYNMMSHVDFNLGVYYPDGGVGAVVDGLVELGEELGVTYETDAEVDEISRRKEGFLVETVHGDTTHPDEVVVNADYAHAERELLPEHERQYDDDYWDDKTYAPSAFLMYMGVEGDVEPLEHHTLVLPTDWDPHFDDIFEDPAWPDDPAYYLCVPSKTDDTVAPDGHSNLFVLVPIAPGLHDGDEIREEYREKILADIADNTGVDLRDRIVYEKQFAVSDFGERYNATEGTALGLAHTLRQTALLRPNNRSSAVDGLYFTGSFTTPGIGVPMCLISGEHTAEALIEDIA, encoded by the coding sequence ATGAGTGACTTGTCCGGTGAGGATGTGACTGTCGTCGGCGGCGGTATCGGCGGCCTCTCCGCCGCGTGCTATCTGGCAGACGCAGGGGCCGATGTCGCGCTTCTGGAGAAAAACGAGCAACTCGGTGGTCGCGCCTCCCGGCTGGAGGTCGATGGGTTCCGGTTCGACATGGGCCCGTCGTGGTACCTGATGCCCGACGTGTTCGAGCGCTTCTTCGCCTACTTCGGTAAAGAGCCCCGCGATTACTACGACCTCCAGCGTCTTGACCCCCACTACCGCATCTTCTTCAAGGACGGCGACCAGATCGACGTGACCGGCAACAACGACCAGATGGCCCAGAAGTTCGAAGAGTACGAACCCGGCGCTGGCGAGGCCTTCGAGGAGTATCTCGCGACCAGCGAGCGCCACTACGAGACGGCGATGAACAAGTTCGTCTACGAGGACCGCTCGGAGCTACGGGACTGGGTCGACCTCGACGTAATGACCGCCGCGCCGGTCGGCCTCCAGCTCATCGGCTCGATGCAGGGCCACGTCGAGGACTACTTCGAGCACCCGAAGCTCCAGCAGATAATGCAGTACACCCTCGTCTTCCTCGGGGGTTCCCCCCAGACAACGCCAGCCCTGTACAACATGATGAGCCACGTCGATTTCAACCTCGGCGTCTACTACCCCGACGGCGGCGTCGGCGCGGTCGTCGACGGCCTCGTCGAGCTGGGGGAGGAACTCGGCGTCACGTACGAAACCGACGCCGAGGTCGACGAGATCTCCCGGCGCAAAGAGGGGTTTCTCGTCGAGACGGTCCACGGCGACACGACACATCCCGACGAAGTTGTCGTCAACGCCGACTACGCCCACGCCGAGCGGGAGCTGCTGCCCGAGCATGAGCGCCAGTACGACGACGACTACTGGGACGACAAGACCTACGCGCCGTCGGCGTTCCTCATGTACATGGGCGTCGAAGGCGACGTAGAGCCGTTAGAGCACCACACGCTCGTCCTACCGACGGACTGGGACCCGCACTTCGACGATATCTTCGAGGATCCCGCATGGCCCGACGACCCGGCGTACTACCTCTGTGTTCCCTCGAAGACCGATGACACCGTCGCCCCCGACGGCCACTCGAACCTGTTCGTGCTGGTCCCAATCGCGCCGGGCCTGCACGACGGCGACGAGATCCGCGAAGAGTACCGCGAGAAGATTCTGGCCGACATCGCCGACAACACCGGCGTCGACCTGCGCGACCGCATCGTCTACGAGAAGCAGTTCGCCGTCTCCGATTTCGGCGAGCGGTACAACGCCACCGAGGGAACCGCCCTCGGGCTGGCCCACACGCTTCGCCAGACGGCCCTGTTGCGGCCCAACAACCGCTCGTCGGCCGTCGACGGCCTCTACTTCACGGGGTCGTTCACGACGCCCGGCATCGGCGTGCCGATGTGTCTCATCAGCGGCGAACACACCGCGGAGGCGCTTATCGAAGACATCGCCTGA